One part of the Buchnera aphidicola (Ceratovacuna keduensis) genome encodes these proteins:
- the carB gene encoding carbamoyl-phosphate synthase large subunit, translating into MPKRKDIKTILVIGSGPIIIGQACEFDYSGTQSCKALKEEGFKVILINSNPATIMTDPDIADVTYIEPIHWKIIKNIIKKERPNAILPTMGGQTALNCVIKLNKKKVLNKYKVEIIGVSINAINKSENRKLFKKSMKEINLYTAKSKIVNNIFSAKKIIKNIGLPCIIRPSFTMGGSGSGIAKNKKEFEKMCKIGLKSSPIGQLQIDEFLTGWKEFEIEIIKDSNENCIVICSIENLDPIGIHTGDSITIAPAQTLTDKEYQYMRNSSIKILKKIGIKTGGSNVQFALNPKNGKIVVIEVNPRVSRSSALASKATGYPIAKIVTKLSIGYTLDELKNDITKNNISSSFEPSIDYIVTKIPKFNFEKFKNCNDRLTTQMKSVGEIMSIGRTFKESLQKGLCSLEDKNNIFLKKIKKYNKKKIEYELKVAGPKRILYIAEAIRFGLSLEKIFSLTKIDKWFLQQILEIIKLEKIIKNTKKNKINSKFLMLIKKNGFSDYMISNLINIKEKNIRKIRKKYNIYPTYKRIDMCSAEFPAKTTYMYSTWEDECESKPTKKNKKIIIIGSGPNRIGQGIEFDYCCVHASIALKEINFETIMINCNPETVSTDYSISDKLYFEPITIEHILNIVRIEKPLGVLIQYGGQTPLKLANELHKEKIKIVGTNIKSIKKTENRKKFKKIIKKLKLKQPKNYTVKTLKEALKKSKKIKYPIIIRPSYVIGGKNMEIVYNNFELKKHFKKFYKKNNKSILLDHYLKDAIEIDVDAICDKKTVFIAGILEHIEKAGIHSGDSACVLPTYTIKKNIKKKIREQVKKISIYLKIKGMINIQFAIKNKKIYILEVNPRASRTIPFISKAIGIPLAKVAAKVMCGISLKKQKITNEITPEYFYIKESIFPYNKFYESNYMLGPEMKSTGEIMGIGKNFSEAFSKIILSQKTNIKKIKNVFIYTKEYYKKEIIKISKKLENLNFKIHTTKKINNFLKKKNIKTYYKNEIYKKIENIIKNIKKKKYDYIICIKKIKKKETKNFYKIVKNAIKYNIYFDTTIRLANATISSLKKNPYKNIISIQKLHKKNNI; encoded by the coding sequence ATGCCTAAAAGAAAAGATATAAAAACTATTCTTGTAATAGGATCTGGACCAATTATAATAGGACAAGCTTGTGAATTTGACTATTCAGGAACTCAATCTTGTAAAGCATTAAAAGAAGAAGGATTTAAAGTAATATTAATAAATTCTAATCCTGCAACTATTATGACTGATCCTGATATAGCAGACGTAACATATATTGAACCTATACATTGGAAAATAATAAAAAATATAATCAAAAAAGAAAGACCAAATGCAATACTTCCTACTATGGGAGGACAAACTGCTTTAAATTGTGTTATAAAATTAAATAAAAAAAAAGTTTTAAACAAATATAAAGTAGAAATTATTGGAGTATCAATAAATGCTATAAATAAATCAGAAAATAGAAAACTTTTTAAAAAATCTATGAAAGAAATAAATTTATATACAGCAAAATCTAAAATAGTAAATAACATATTTTCTGCAAAAAAAATTATCAAAAATATAGGACTTCCTTGTATAATAAGACCATCTTTTACTATGGGTGGTAGTGGAAGTGGAATAGCAAAAAATAAAAAAGAATTTGAAAAAATGTGTAAAATTGGACTTAAATCTTCTCCAATAGGACAATTACAAATAGATGAATTTTTAACAGGATGGAAAGAATTTGAAATAGAAATTATAAAAGATTCTAATGAAAATTGTATAGTAATATGTTCTATAGAAAATTTAGATCCCATTGGTATACATACAGGAGACTCTATAACAATAGCTCCAGCACAAACTTTGACTGATAAAGAATACCAATATATGAGAAATTCTTCAATTAAAATATTAAAAAAAATAGGAATAAAAACCGGAGGATCTAATGTACAATTTGCGCTAAATCCAAAAAATGGAAAAATAGTAGTTATAGAAGTAAATCCAAGAGTTTCAAGATCTTCTGCATTAGCATCTAAAGCTACAGGTTATCCAATAGCAAAAATAGTTACTAAATTATCTATAGGATATACTCTAGACGAATTAAAAAATGATATTACAAAAAATAATATATCATCATCTTTCGAACCTTCTATAGATTATATAGTCACTAAAATACCTAAATTTAATTTTGAAAAATTTAAAAATTGTAATGATAGACTTACCACACAAATGAAATCTGTTGGTGAAATAATGTCAATAGGAAGAACATTTAAAGAATCTTTACAAAAAGGATTATGTAGTTTAGAAGATAAAAACAATATTTTTTTAAAAAAAATAAAAAAATATAACAAAAAAAAAATAGAATATGAACTAAAAGTAGCTGGACCTAAAAGAATTTTATATATAGCTGAAGCAATTAGATTCGGATTAAGTTTAGAAAAAATTTTTAGTTTAACCAAAATTGATAAATGGTTTCTACAACAAATTTTAGAAATAATAAAATTAGAAAAAATTATTAAAAATACAAAAAAAAATAAAATAAATTCAAAATTTTTAATGTTAATAAAAAAAAATGGATTTTCAGATTATATGATATCAAATTTAATTAATATTAAAGAAAAAAATATTAGAAAAATAAGAAAAAAATATAATATATATCCTACATATAAAAGAATAGACATGTGTTCCGCAGAATTTCCAGCAAAAACTACATATATGTATTCTACATGGGAAGATGAATGTGAGTCAAAGCCAACAAAAAAAAATAAAAAAATTATAATAATAGGAAGTGGACCTAATAGAATAGGACAAGGAATAGAATTTGATTATTGTTGTGTTCATGCATCTATTGCATTAAAAGAAATAAATTTTGAAACTATTATGATAAATTGTAATCCAGAAACTGTTTCTACTGATTATAGTATTTCAGATAAACTATATTTTGAACCAATAACTATAGAACATATATTAAATATTGTTAGAATAGAAAAACCTTTAGGGGTATTAATACAATATGGTGGACAAACACCATTAAAACTAGCAAATGAATTACATAAAGAAAAAATAAAAATTGTTGGTACGAATATAAAAAGTATAAAAAAAACAGAAAACAGAAAAAAATTTAAAAAAATAATAAAAAAATTAAAACTAAAACAACCAAAAAATTATACAGTTAAAACTTTAAAAGAAGCATTAAAAAAATCTAAAAAAATAAAATATCCTATTATAATAAGACCTTCATATGTTATAGGAGGTAAAAATATGGAAATAGTATATAATAATTTTGAACTTAAAAAACATTTCAAAAAATTTTATAAAAAAAATAATAAATCTATTTTATTAGATCATTATTTAAAAGATGCTATAGAAATAGATGTAGATGCAATATGTGATAAAAAAACTGTTTTTATAGCAGGAATATTAGAACATATAGAAAAAGCTGGAATACATTCAGGAGACTCAGCTTGCGTATTACCCACATATACAATAAAAAAAAATATAAAAAAAAAAATAAGAGAACAAGTAAAAAAAATATCTATATATTTAAAAATTAAAGGCATGATAAACATACAATTTGCAATAAAAAACAAAAAAATATATATATTAGAAGTAAATCCTAGAGCATCTAGAACTATACCATTTATATCAAAAGCTATAGGAATACCATTAGCTAAAGTCGCAGCAAAAGTAATGTGTGGAATATCTTTAAAAAAACAAAAAATAACGAACGAAATAACTCCAGAATATTTTTATATAAAAGAATCAATATTTCCATATAATAAATTCTATGAATCAAATTATATGTTAGGACCAGAAATGAAATCTACAGGTGAAATAATGGGAATAGGAAAAAATTTTTCAGAAGCATTTTCAAAAATAATTTTATCACAAAAAACTAATATTAAAAAAATAAAAAATGTTTTTATATATACAAAAGAATATTATAAAAAAGAAATTATAAAAATATCTAAAAAATTAGAAAATTTAAATTTTAAAATACATACTACAAAAAAAATTAATAATTTTTTAAAAAAAAAAAATATAAAAACATATTATAAAAATGAAATATATAAAAAAATAGAAAATATTATAAAAAATATAAAGAAAAAAAAATATGATTATATAATATGTATTAAAAAAATTAAAAAAAAAGAAACAAAAAATTTCTACAAAATAGTAAAAAATGCAATAAAATATAATATTTATTTTGATACTACAATTAGATTAGCTAATGCTACTATTTCATCATTAAAAAAAAATCCTTATAAAAATATAATTTCTATTCAAAAACTACATAAAAAAAATAATATATAA
- the carA gene encoding glutamine-hydrolyzing carbamoyl-phosphate synthase small subunit — translation MEKKNEKAVLLLENNEIFKGKIAGNKKLCVGEIIFNTSITGYQEIITDPSYFNQIVLLTSPHIGNTGINYEDNESKSVYLNGLILKDIYNNPNHYKCKKKFKNFLIKKKIISIYDIDTRKLVKILRNLGTQIGCIFEDKKKNYKIAKKKILDFKNNIKLKKNKKISTKKIYIWKKSKFINNYNIEKNKEKLILIVYDYGVKFNILKIFSKYNCKIVVVPSNTKMKKILKYNPHGILLSNGPGNPIEYSKEIKIVKEILSKTKIPILGICLGHQLLSLSVGLKIKKMKFGHHGSNHPVKEIKTNKIFITSQNHNFSVLHKKNNKNIKITHISLLDNTIQGIYIKKRNVIGFQGHPEGSPGPHDAKKILINFLKIMKKYKKNREK, via the coding sequence ATGGAAAAAAAAAATGAAAAAGCAGTATTACTTTTAGAAAACAATGAAATTTTTAAAGGAAAAATTGCTGGAAACAAAAAATTATGTGTAGGTGAAATAATTTTTAATACTTCAATTACAGGATATCAAGAAATAATAACAGATCCATCATATTTCAATCAAATTGTTTTATTAACTTCCCCGCATATAGGAAACACTGGAATAAATTATGAAGACAATGAATCTAAATCTGTATATTTAAATGGTTTAATATTAAAAGATATATATAACAATCCAAATCATTACAAATGTAAAAAGAAATTTAAAAATTTTTTAATAAAAAAAAAAATAATTTCTATATATGACATAGATACTAGAAAGCTAGTAAAAATATTGAGAAATTTAGGAACACAAATAGGATGCATTTTTGAAGACAAAAAAAAAAATTATAAAATAGCAAAAAAAAAAATTTTAGATTTTAAAAATAATATTAAATTAAAAAAAAATAAAAAAATATCTACAAAAAAAATATATATATGGAAAAAATCAAAATTTATAAATAACTATAATATTGAAAAAAATAAAGAAAAATTAATTTTAATAGTATATGATTACGGAGTAAAATTTAATATTTTAAAAATTTTTTCAAAATATAATTGTAAAATTGTAGTAGTACCATCAAACACTAAAATGAAAAAAATTTTAAAATATAATCCACATGGTATACTTTTATCTAATGGTCCTGGAAATCCAATAGAATATTCAAAAGAAATAAAAATAGTAAAAGAGATTTTGTCAAAAACAAAAATACCAATATTAGGAATATGTTTAGGTCATCAACTTCTATCTTTATCTGTTGGTCTTAAAATAAAAAAAATGAAATTTGGTCATCATGGTTCTAATCATCCTGTTAAAGAAATAAAAACTAATAAAATATTTATAACATCACAAAATCATAACTTTTCGGTTTTACATAAAAAAAATAATAAAAATATAAAAATAACACATATTTCATTGCTAGATAATACTATACAAGGAATATATATAAAAAAAAGAAACGTAATAGGTTTTCAAGGTCATCCTGAAGGAAGTCCTGGCCCACATGATGCAAAAAAAATATTAATAAATTTTTTAAAAATTATGAAAAAATATAAAAAAAATAGAGAAAAATAA